Proteins found in one Coleofasciculaceae cyanobacterium genomic segment:
- a CDS encoding transposase: MTERAYKFRFYPTQAQKNLLRRTMGCVRLVYNKALSHYTEGWYERQERIDYKQTSTLLTSWKKAESLDFLNEVSCVPLQQCLRHLQKAFANFWSKRAKHPRFKAKRNGGSAEFTKSAFRYRDGSLWLAKCSQPLNIIWSRLLPDGVFPSTVTVKLEPSGRWFVSLLVNDPTIQPLPPTDKKVGIDVGISSLLATSDGEKIANPKHFNRLYQKLK, translated from the coding sequence ATGACTGAACGTGCTTACAAGTTCCGCTTTTACCCTACACAAGCGCAAAAAAATCTTTTGCGACGGACAATGGGTTGCGTGCGTTTGGTCTACAACAAAGCTCTTTCGCACTATACCGAAGGTTGGTATGAGCGACAAGAAAGGATTGATTACAAACAAACCTCTACCTTGTTGACCAGTTGGAAAAAGGCTGAAAGCTTGGATTTTCTCAATGAAGTTAGCTGTGTACCTTTGCAGCAATGCCTGAGACATCTGCAAAAAGCTTTTGCTAATTTCTGGAGTAAAAGAGCTAAGCACCCCAGGTTTAAAGCCAAGCGTAACGGTGGTTCGGCTGAATTTACTAAGTCGGCTTTTAGATACCGAGATGGTAGTCTTTGGTTGGCTAAATGCTCCCAACCATTGAATATAATCTGGTCTAGACTTTTGCCTGATGGCGTATTTCCTTCTACTGTTACAGTCAAACTTGAACCTTCTGGTAGATGGTTTGTTTCTCTGTTGGTAAATGACCCTACTATTCAACCATTGCCACCAACGGATAAAAAAGTTGGCATTGATGTTGGCATCTCTAGTCTGTTGGCTACCAGCGATGGAGAAAAAATAGCCAATCCAAAACATTTTAATCGGCTGTATCAAAAGTTGAAAG